One part of the Lytechinus pictus isolate F3 Inbred chromosome 3, Lp3.0, whole genome shotgun sequence genome encodes these proteins:
- the LOC129256537 gene encoding protein O-glucosyltransferase 1-like, with translation MSASCRTKMGTTGSGILPIFIILVGYQVIYTLADTENDDRWKPYLSLIEEATSSYEDCAMDDCSCHAGVMDEDLSVWQERGGITREDVERAESRGTLYQIINHHLFREEKCMFPARCSGVEHFILKIIKKLPDMEFVMNVRDWPQSGKYAQPLPVLSFSKVTNQHYDIMYPAWTFWEGGPAVWPLFPTGLGRWDLFRESLDRESKLLPWEKKEDKAFFRGSRTSAERDPLVLLSREDPDLVDASYTKNQAWKSDADTLHELPAKEISLEEHCKYRYLFNFRGVAASFRLKHLFLCRSLVFHVGDEWLEFFYPALKPWVHYIPVKQDLSDARELIEFAKANQEVSQQVADRGRDFIWNHLRMEDVQCYWLNLLKRYGKLQKYKPKLRNDLKQIKPKRDEL, from the exons ATGTCAGCCTCCTGTCGTACGAAAATGGGAACGACTGGGTCAGGAATTCTCCCCATTTTCATCATTCTGGTTGGATACCAGGTTATATATACACTTGCAGATACAGAGAACG ATGACAGATGGAAGCCTTACCTGTCACTGATCGAGGAAGCTACATCAAGTTATGAAGACTGTGCAATGGACGACTGCTCATGCCATGCAGG agTAATGGATGAAGACCTGTCAGTGTGGCAGGAAAGAGGAGGTATCACCAGAGAGGATGTGGAGAGAGCTGAGAGTAGAGGCACACTCTACCAGATCATCAACCATCACCTCTTTAGGGAAGAGAAATGCATGTTTCCTGCCAG ATGCAGTGGAGttgaacatttcattttgaaaatcattaagaAACTCCCAGACATGGAGTTTGTGATGAATGTTCGAGATTGGCCACAAAGTGGAAAGTATGCCCAGCCGTTGCCTGTACTTTCTTTTAGTAAG GTAACGAACCAGCACTATGACATCATGTACCCAGCTTGGACCTTCTGGGAAGGTGGCCCAGCGGTATGGCCGTTGTTCCCCACTGGCCTTGGAAGATGGGATCTATTCAGGGAGTCTCTTGACAG AGAATCAAAGTTATTACCttgggaaaagaaagaagataaaGCATTTTTCAGAGGATCTAG AACAAGCGCGGAGAGAGATCCACTTGTCCTCTTATCAAGAGAAGACCCAGATTTGGTGGATGCAAGCTACACCAAGAATCAGGCGTGGAAATCTGATGCA GATACTCTACATGAGCTTCCCGCAAAGGAAATATCATTGGAAGAACACTGCAAATACAG ATATCTGTTTAATTTCCGTGGAGTTGCTGCAAGCTTCCGTCTGAAGCACCTGTTTCTCTGCCGTTCCCTTGTCTTTCATGTGGGTGATGAGTGGCTCGAGTTCTTCTACCCGGCTCTCAAGCCATGGGTTCACTACATCCCTGTAAAACAAGATCTATCAGATGCAAG AGAATTGATAGAATTTGCCAAGGCCAACCAAGAAGTATCCCAGCAGGTTGCAGACAG GGGTCGTGACTTCATCTGGAATCACCTTCGTATGGAGGACGTTCAATGCTACTGGTTGAATCTCTTGAAGAGGTATGGTAAGCTGCAGAAATACAAGCCTAAACTCAGGAATGATCTCAAGCAGATCAAACCAAAAAGGGATGAATTATAA